The following proteins are co-located in the Rattus norvegicus strain BN/NHsdMcwi chromosome X, GRCr8, whole genome shotgun sequence genome:
- the Ftl1l1 gene encoding ferritin light chain 1-like 1 — protein sequence MTSQIRQNYSTEVEAAVNRLVNLHLRASYTYLSLGFFFDRDDVALEGVGHFFGELAEEKREGAEHLLKLQNERGGRALFQDVQKPSQDEWGKTLEAMEAALALEKNLNQALLDLHALGSAHTDPHLCDFLESHFLDKEVKLIKKMGNHLTNLRRVAGLQPEQTGVAQASLGEYLFEHLTLKHY from the coding sequence ATGACCTCTCAGATTCGTCAGAATTATTCCACCGAAGTGGAAGCTGCCGTGAACCGCCTGGTCAACTTGCACCTGCGGGCCTCTTACACCTACCTCTCTCTGGGCTTCTTTTTTGATCGGGATGACGTGGCTTTGGAGGGCGTAGGCCACTTCTTCGGAGAATTGGCCGAGGAGAAGCGCGAGGGCGCCGAGCATCTCCTCAAGTTGCAGAACGAACGCGGGGGCCGTGCACTCTTCCAGGATGTGCAGAAGCCATCTCAAGATGAGTGGGGTAAAACCCTGGAGGCCATGGAAGCTGCCTTGGCCCTGGAGAAGAACCTGAACCAGGCCCTCTTGGATCTGCACGCCCTGGGCTCTGCCCACACAGACCCTCACCTCTGTGACTTCTTGGAAAGCCACTTCCTGGATAAGGAGGTGAAGCTCATCAAGAAGATGGGCAACCACCTGACCAACCTCCGCAGGGTGGCAGGGCTACAACCAGAGCAGACTGGCGTGGCCCAGGCATCTCTGGGCGAGTATCTCTTTGAGCACCTCACTCTGAAGCACTACTAG